DNA sequence from the Daphnia carinata strain CSIRO-1 chromosome 8, CSIRO_AGI_Dcar_HiC_V3, whole genome shotgun sequence genome:
aggaGGGCAAAGAGGAAGTTATCGTCGTTCTGGTTGATGACGCTGCAGATAGACGTCAAGGACTGGTTGGTTATAAAAGATTTATTAGCTGCATTGCTCGCACCCAGCTCTTCTCCGGcagcacaaaaacaaaagtagatGAAGAAATGAGAATCGACAAtcgataaagaaagaaaaaaaaatcgactatGGCGTCTCTTTTTGACGTCTGTAAATAATagattcctttttattctttatttttttttttttttgtattattccATTATATACGTGCCTGGTTAACCCCGAGAATCTCATCATctacattttgttgtttttttgttgtttttttttgcgttgtttTTCAGGTTGTTTTGTCATCGGTTATCATTGGGACCATCTCACCACAACGTCATCagtttttatcttttcacaAGCCCGGAATCAGTTTCTCGTGCCATGCAGTTCTATTGCTCTACTTGACACAAAACGGACCATTATGTCCCCTTCCAGAAAATGTGCCTTTTTCCTCGAATCAGGGGTAGATGTTGAGTGCATCTACACACACATCAAAGAAAGACTCGCAAGAGTCTGTTTGCATAAGAGGATATACATCAAGAAGGCCAGTTTCTTGACAGCCGCACCCTACGATGTTTTGGCCGAGGATCAATAGTCACTTATTGATTGCCATTGGCACAGCACCTTCATTAAGATAACGATCTCAATGATGATCAAACATCTTTGCAAGTGAAGCAAATAAAAGTAAATGCTTGGCTTTGATTGCGCACATGTAAAACTCAGCAACAACTACAAGAGATATTTTCTACTGAATGATGTAATTAGTAGACCAAGGTCGCGCATAATCGCCATTTTTAACTTCGTTGGTGGGAGGAATGGTGCGGagagaaagtaaaaaatgcCTTTCTCCTATTGACATTCACAACCGGCACACCTATGTCTGGGATCAGACGGGGGATCCGGGTCGGTCCGAATGCCGTAACCTTGGCCCTCTTAACCTAATTCTTCTTACCTAGACTTGCATTTTCCTTCGgcacagagaaagagagaggggcGTAAAGAttgccctctctctctcttgttttctttctgtatgTGTAATAACCTGAAAATACTTTTGacggtgaaagaaaaacaaaacaaggtcGATCCTAGCCCAGGGCTGACAAAATCCGCATTCAGGTGGAAAAGAAGGTCTAAGAAAcctttagcaaaaaaaaaaaaacgaaagacaaaaataaaaaaaaataaaaaaaattcaaagttaaatCAACCGGCTAAGGGAAAGAGAAAGTGAGACGGAGTTATgtctggcaaaaaaaagagaagtgaAAATAACATGATTTCCATCATGCAGTTCCATCTAAATTGGTCACCCTGCAGGTGATCGATGCAAGCCGGTTTGGAGAAAATGATTGTGCACATTCTTTGGAACCCGTTCCCCCTCTGATCTATCCTTAAGGTGGTTGGGTACATCTAGTTTACTATTTTTTGAAGTGTTTCTTTGCCAACTTACCTGTTGGCGATGGTAACACGTttcgaacccccccccccccctataaACGAAAGTGGCCCGTACTGGGACGTGTTCGAAGATGTCGTCACCTTCAGGCCGGTGTGAATCAGCGTGgaatgtttttcaattttcctttttgttttgttttttttttctttgtttttttgttttgcctatAAACACAATCGAAAGGATGTGGTGGATAAGCACCTacacgctctctctctctctctctctctcttgtgtACGTTGGTATCATTGCATATCCTTTTTCTCCGTTCGtatatcttttctctttcgtttgaCGATCATGGCGCCTGTGGCCATCCAACCTTTAAAACTTTCTATTTGGCTCAAACGTCGCATCCGTTCTGCGCGTTTGTCCTCGTATTCAAAttacccttaaaaaaaaacaaaaaatagcgaAACGCATTTCGTGACGGAGCACGCACGCGAGAGAATGTCTCATTTTCACAACGGATTTCATTCATTCAGAAATCGGACTGGCCATCCTTTCTCTCCTACCTGGGCCAAAAGAAAggtcttcattttttttttgtgtgcgtgcgtgtgcgGAGTTTGTCTTTTCGCATCTTTCGTGAATCTCAAatcgcatttttctttgaattgttCCCTTGTCTCCTAGTTAATATTTATGTATTTCATTTGTCATGTTCGATCCACTCGTCGGCATTGACTCCCTTCTCACAGCAATATAtgtgaaaaaaaggagggtcATATAGAATCGTGAAcgatatagaaaaaaaggcaaacgtCGTCGATCGATAGCGAGACGTGCCCAATAGTTTTTTCCACAGCTTTCGGTCGTGAAGAGATGTGCCATTTCTCCTGTGTCAGTCGCGGGATTAAGTGCTGCCCCATGCCAATAAGAGCCCATTCAATCTGCACTGATCACAGTCAACCCGTCCTGCGCGAAAAAGAGAGACGtgaaaaattcattcatttttcgaGTTCATTGTACTCGCCGTAGGCCAATCGAAAGATGCGTCGTCGATGACCGACGACGCCGTTTGAAAATCGCTACATTCAAGCCTTTTGGATTCATCTATTCGCtatgtacataaaaaaaaaaaacggtgaacATGAAATCacaatcgaaaaaagaaaatgatatcATTACATGGTTCCTTTAAGAAAACCCCTAGAGGTACAACGCAAACAATgtctatcgttttttttttttgcttttcttacACGAAATAGCCAAACCTTGCAACCCGACTGCAAAGTTTTGCCGGTGGCTgtgacgatttttttttttttttttttttttttcttcttcttttaacgGGTCGGCCGGATAAAGCCGAAATCGCGTAGCTGTCGCGCGCACGCGCACGTACAGTTTTGGAACGTGAGGGGCGTGACTAGAATAGAGCGAGAAAGGGAGAAAATGTTCGATGAATGTGAGTAGATGGAAGAATGAAACCCACCCCtgttcagaaaagaagggaaaaagaagaagcaaaaagcAAGTCTCTCTAGATTGTCTGAACGTGAACACACGTAGATAGGCAGAGGACGAAGAGAGACGGAAGagtggaaagagagagagagagggaaagagagagagagaaagagagagaaaccgACGGGAAAAAGCCGGGGGTTTTCATTGATCCCGACCGTTGCCGTCCACGCGGCTAACCCGCTCCAAGTCGCCAAAGTTCTTGTCGTTCCGGTGTTTAAAAACGACGCGAAGAAAGGCCAACGATTGCAAATATATCAGTTTACTTTTACCACACACACGGGGTAAGTTGTTTGAACAAGCTTTTACCTGATTCTTTAGATTCTGGTTATTAtgatttttcccgtttttcgtCCGggtgtttatttttctttttgttgttgtgtaaagaaagagagagagaaagtcTTTCTTTAACTGGTTTTTTGTTAACCATGTGGATGAAAGACACCTTTTTCGTTCGAGTTATCTTGTTCGTCGTTTCGAAATATGAATAAGAGTTCACAGTGCCGTCTTGCAATCAAAAGGATTTCCTTAACTAACGAGTGAGCTCTTATAAAACAACACATGACGAgaccagtttttctttttttgggcaTTCCCCCCGTCgaaattgttgttttaaaatatttgtcaCGTTAAGATATGCATTCCGTCGTGTGTGATGTGCACGTACATTTAAAAAGTGGCCTGCCTTAAAAAGTAGGATAGAACGACAAAGAGAAGTTAACGGTGCTTCATCACCGAATAACACCTCAGGATATATACCTGAACGCTAGTCCTTCTTACTGTTTTCTTCTCCAGCACTATATGCTTGTTGACCTGCCTTAAGGCTTTTTTGCAAatagttcttttattttctttttacttcatatttttattttttattttttggccagggcacacaaaaaaaaaattgcttttggGTAGTGACCGCTACACGCAGACGCACGTAGCAGACGGATTCAATCGATTCaaattcagtttctttttttttttttttattcagaaaAGGCTTTTCTATTCGCGTCTTTTCGCTACGAAAAAAACTACTTTTCATAAGCcgattgaagaaaaaaaaaaaatatgaaatgcTAAAAgttaatacaaaaaaaaaaggaatttcagGAAACAGGTTGATTCGTTTGTCGTATCGGACgtagataagaaaaaaagcagaTAAGCCGTGACCGACGAAGCGTTGGGCTGATTGAATttcgtatatttgatgtaaTGTGTATGTGTGCACGAGCATTCGGTGATGGCCTTGCTAGTTGATTAATGACGCAGCCGATGGGTTAAGGAAAGCTCAATTATAGGGGGGCGTGTATGTATACATAAATGGAGTCGCAGATTGATGACGTACGTCGCCAATACGTCTCCTTGGTAACAGGTTAAATCGTTCGGTTTTGTCTCACTTAGAAagcgattctttttttttttttttttttttacctcttcccaatttttattgaaggaAGCCCCCCCTGTTTTCTCGACCCGCACACGAAACCAATGACAGCCCATGCGATGGCAagtctttttattgtttttcgtgACCGTGTTGGACGTGATCACGTCACGATCACGGAGACAAGGAATGATCCCCCAATGTAATTGACTTCTTTCCTCGGTGTGGTCGTCACggtgtatttttctttttgttgatttaccctgtttgtttttttttgtgatttttgttttgtttattttatacTGTCGGTGTAGTTGAACCGAAATTCTATTTTTGGTGTCGATCGgggctttctttttcttcatcttcccCCCTCCGTTTTCTCGACGATCACGCCACTCGGTGGTCGACTGCTGGTTGGTTATCCCGCCATCGACCCACTCTTGTCCGTCTCCATCTTTCTCCTCCTCTTTCGTCTGCTTCATAGCTAAACCATCTGatgtgcctttttttcttacctaCACGAGAAAGTGGGTAGCATTTTTGCCAAACTCAAattgtattaaaatttattttattcttttttttcgtaagcGAATTTCATTCTAATATTTCTCTTTCCATTctgaagctaaaaaaaaaaaataaatcacgtAGTTCTGATTCCTAGAAAGGGGACGAAAAATGAGGCCGTGCACATGCGCAAAATATCTGCTACAACTTAGTTcaagctaataaaaaaaaaaaaaaaaaggaagggggggggggggcaataataaaatgtttcattcAATCCAGAGAGGGAACCATCATTCTCCCGTGGTATCGACAGCACCTTAATCAACATCCCTTTCTTATTTTAGGGCGTATATTTGTCTAAAGTATGTGATGCCATCGGCAACTCAGCCTTCCTTATTGACGTGTCCACCTCCTTCCCGCATGGAAGCTATTCACCGATAAAACAGAGGGACACGATGCATCGGCAAATTGGGCCCTCGATTACTTACTATCGAAaggaaaataatatttttattcgttcTTATATCCAATtcatcttattatttttttttttgcgctgttATATACCCTGCGTGCGCGTGTGTCTCTATAAACACACCTCCAAGCTAGACGCTCATACCTTTTTGTAGCCTTCAGGGCTAGAAGTGACCTGTATTCCTCTCCTTCTCTGCATctatacgtttttttattttttaaaaattttttttggcttgtgGTGTAGGATACCCAACCTACCTACCTACCTACCTACCTCCtcctcatttcttcttcaccgCAAAAACCACTTAAGGCTAGTCGAACCACCTGTGTTCGAGTCAGTTGGAATTCTTCATAGCTGCCGTTCAGTTGTCTACCTGAATAGtctctcgttctctctctctctctctccgtttttattatttttttccctctgtcTCTGTCTCTTCGTTTTAGACAAGTTCGAACCTCGCCCCcctcgacttttttttttgtttcaagtgagtgtgtcgtgtgtgtgtgtgtgtgtgtatagtgTCGAGGACATCTCCCTCTACTTAAGCTATTCATCTCCTTCTTTTtgagcacacacacaacataTAGACggacaacctttttttttcttggtctGCTATCAAGATTTGTGGATCTTTGACCAGAGCAAACTGGAACCTATCCTAGTTTTTGTTTGACTTTCTTGGAAGTGCCTTGTTGGTATTTTTCTCTCACATTTCCAATACTCCCCCCTCTCGTATTTGTCTTATTCGCTCCataaaagattttatttttttttcaacctaaaaaaaaaaaaaatcattcgtttGCTGGTTACAACCAGtcccgtgtgtgtgtcttgtgtgtgggtgtgtgtgtctgtttcACTCTCGCATCCTCTAAAGAAGGAGGAGGGTAGAATCTAATAAACAATCGATTCTTAACAAACCAGAGccagcaaaataaaacaataaaatcatGTTGGAAATAGCTTTGAATAACGTGACAGACGCGATCGGAGCGACGACTGGAACGGGCGCATCCAACAGCACCATGGACCACTTGATGATGCCCAATTATTCTTACATCTtcaaatttgaggatgaatttgAGCACACGGACGCCAAGATTTGGTTCAACCGATACTGGACGGGATGTTTCTACTATGTCGGCATTTATATGCTCGTCATTTTCACCGGACAGCAGTTGATGGCCAACAGGCCTCGCTACGAACTCAGGGGACCGCTCATCTGCTGGAATTTGATGCTGGCCACGTTCAGCGTCATCGGTGCGTGCCGCACCATCCCCGAATTGGTCTACGTCACTCGTCACTTTGGAATCTATCATTCCGTCTGCGTGcccaggtaagaaaaaaattctaaacttTCCATCTTTCGTCAGTCGTTTCTTAACGCGGTTTCATCACACAAAACAACATGTTGTAGCcaacgattttcttttaagggAGGAAGGGCCATCTTTATGGATGGgcgaaggcaaaaaaaaaagaatgaattgcCAACTCTCTCGTACGATATTGTTTAGCCTTCAACCGACAGAGaaagtttcttcttttattttcgtttctcCTGAGGTACTCTTGCACCCAGGAACgcgtttgtttctctttcaaccGTAAGCCCTAGAAAATGAAACGTacggatttttcttttccccgttGTTTATGCGCTCCTTTCAGCCTGAAGAAGCTGACGTCATCTATTTTAATATTCTCCTTTTGGTCGAATTCGCTTTCCAACAACTCGTTTCATGAATATGACACGaccggtttttgttttgtttaaaaaaaatgtattagaACAGGTAACGAGTATAGCTGATCCTTGTTTGAAATATTTAGTTCCTTGATAGATACATACaagaaagttttttgtttttttcaaaccgatTTTTTGCTGTCCGATGGAAACGAGCCAAAATGCCAAGTCGATTTCGTCTGAGGTGAACAAGCGCATTGACGTTTTGTGCACATTCCTGTCtacgaatttttatttcattttcgtctgATCAGTGCAACAGTTGAATTGGTTGAGAGCTCGAGTCAGTccacacccaaaaaaaaaataaaaaaattttaattctgTTAAACggagagagagggaaagagaaaagagctAGGTAAAGAAATCGAATGATAATCGGTTGaatagacagaaaaaaaaaataaaataaaaaaaaaggagagaaaatcGCCCTAAGGTTATTAGAAGCGCTAGAaacctacatttttttttttgaaaaataaaaaaaaattgttcggAGTCCTaaccatttttgtttcctccatttcttttttcgtgtgtgccCGTTGTCGTCCTTCCTATTCGTGCGGATATGTCTGTATGAAAAGGTGGTACAGCAGGAGTAAAGAAAACTAGACTAGAAGATCCAGCTCGAAAGTACTATAGTAGAACACctggccagtttttttttatatatagtgtatatattttttttttttgtggaacaCGGGTATGCACGTGTGACTGGCCACCGTGTGTAGAACCACAAACAGTAATACGCATTCAGGCAAGAGCGCGGGGGACATTTACAATCACCTACTTCCTCCGAATTACACATTTTCAATGTTGAGTTGACCGTgacatttttgcttttccttaactaattcattttttaaattttttaaatatagttACATTGAAGATGACAAAGTGTCTGGCTTTTGGTCGACTATGTTTGTCTTGTCAAAAGTGCCCGAACTGGGCGACACCATGTTTATCGTCTTACGTAAGCAACCTCTCATTTTCCTTCACTGGTACCATCACGCCACTGTCTTGATCTACTGCTGGTAAttattatataataataatttttttttttttaattcaatctTATTCAGcattaaaattcaaatgtcgTCTCGTCGAATGATTTAGGTACGCCTTTACCGAGTACACGGCTCCGGCCCGATGGTTCATCGCCATGAACTTTACCGTCCACTCGTTCATGTACTCGTATTACGCGCTCAAGGCTATGCACTATCGAGTCCCGCGCTTCGTCTCCATGGCCATCACGGTCGCCCAGCTATCGCAGATGGTGGCCGGATGCGCTGTCAACCTCTGGGCTTACCAAGTGAGTACTGCCttttaaactcccaactgaaaaaaacagaacaaactAACGCGCTCTTGAAGGGCaaacttttcccttttgttgtgtttgacacttgatttattattttttcatttaaaatgcGTAGTAGGCTTGACATTTAGCGCATCCGTGTAGGCCAACACAAAGCGTTGGCCTACATCTGCCCAAATGGCGCGTTTTTTCAAACGAGAGGAAAGTAGTCcaagaagaaatgacgaaCCATTCAAAACACTAGGCAATTGTCCAGATAAGCCTGTAGTTTTCCAAAGGGCCAATAGAAACGGCATCGACTCATTTTCGAGATGCAATTGACAAACTGCTCCGAATTGTGGGTGGGAAAGATCCATAAACAGTGAAACTAGTAGCCCTGGATAGATGAAGGGATCACGCGTGCGCTGATTGGTGAGGAGGCGGGGGGGATAAttaatcgtttttcttcttttgattgcaCGGACTCCTGGAAGAAAGTAGAAAGTTGATATCAAATCCGTCAAGACACTTGTTTAGAATCTTAACTTGAAATGGACGTGAGGCGGCCAGTGCTTGGCCGCAATCACTTTCCAACAGAGTGACCTCGAACCGGATAGTcggatgtttttgtttccttgtctaaaaaaaagttgacttTGCACCCTGGACTTTCCTCTTTCGCTCTCTGTCggttatttagaaaaatattttatttcttgtcCAATTTGCGGGTTCCGCTAGCGATCGAATGTCACGCTGATAGATTGGATGGAGAGTTACAAAGGTCTTGTTAGCtacttgtgtgtgtggccCCCTTCGGGAAATTGCACAGTCGATAGCAACTGAACGATACCATCACTCTATGATCACGCCATACACTTTGGCCCTAAAGTCCAGTTATTTATAATCGAATTCCCACTGTCCCTGAATATTTTTTGtagaaaccaaacaaaattttcttgtttttaataGAAACAGTTGAAGCAGAACGGTGAAGCGTGCAACGTCAGCGAGCAAAACATCAAACTCTCTCTGTTGATGTACTTTTCGTACTTTGTCCTATTCGCCCGATTCTTCTACAAGGCTTATGTCGACAGACGAGCTCCGCGTAAGGGAGTCGACGCTGCCCCCGCAGTGCAGCCCATCAGCCACAACGGAACGGCCAAGAAAGTCCAGTAAACAGTAATAGACGGAAGACTCTTCATACCTGGATTATCAACAAAACCATTGAGCTTcttgatgaagaaaaacacaacacactcgaaaaaaaacaaaaaaaaaaaacaaaagaaaacaaaaacaactacAATTACATACGGCAAGGAGAGTACGATAATATTCCTGACGCaaagatggagaaaaaaaggcaagaaaaatgAGATTAACGGGATGCACACGGAGCTGGTCCTTTCACTCGTGTTGGTTTTATAgtctttatattaaaaaaaatgataataataactTAGATTAGTGAATGAAAGGGAGAAGTTTTGGGTGCAAATCAATTTCCTCCCTTCACGTACGTACGTGTATCAtcataactttgttttttgttttttttcttttgattttctttttctttttcttaatctCCTTTCTTTTACATAATAGGGTACTCACAAATGTTTGTGGTGCTTTCTCGCACTCTTGTCTCAGTGTAGGTCCGGAAATCCGCCTACATTGCATATTTTCCCTTTACTTAAACATCACACAGACACGGCCGttatgcttctttttttctgtttctattaTGATTTTGTATAAACACACGATAAAGAAGAATCACACCTACTGATTCCATTGTTTAGCCCCGCCATCTCCATTGTGAATGGTTACAGGTTGATGGCGGTCAATTGTAATTGTACAAGGAAACGGGACAGATTGTTTAGAAACGGTAGACAAATTTCAAACAggaagattttaaaaaaatggaggcTGTTAAGGTTTATATTTGATCACTTGTTACTGTATAGAAAAAGATgtcgagaaagaaagaaaaggctaATCACGTCTGGGATTTCTTAACATTTCGTCTTGTGTCTCAACCCTCCCATTCCATCTGTTCCCGAAGAGCTCCGTTccttgaaaaacattttccccATTTTGCTTCTGCTGGATGTGTCATTTTGATATGCGCGtctttctaaaaaattttttgggtgtgtgtatgtgtgtgtttgtgaaGACGTTGTTGGATGTTACCTCCTTCCATCACGTCTACATTGCGCGCCGTTGCAGTTTTTCAACAGCAGGTTCACTTTCTTCTTGCAGTGCAACAAACCAACAAATGAAACGTGGAACTGAAGCGTGCGGAGCGGAggttatttttcaattaacGGCGAATCGAATTTTCTATTCATTCCTTACTTTTCATTATGTTTccaattataatttttttttgtaagtctCTCCTTCCCTACCCAATATCTCATGTAAAGGGAGAGATTGGACTCGGTTTCGCTCAAATGGTTCTAGCTCTTTTATTACAGCTCCTCCGATTACCTTATACTATTCTTATTGTACACCGCCCGTCTGACCGCCAATTATTCCTTTATTCTTACTCGCCCTCTACCCCACATTACTAACACACGTGTTACATAACAATAATTATAAAGTACCTCGATTTATGACCCGGAAGAGAGAAACAAGTGGAGgattgtgaaaagaaaagagattggCTAAAGATAAATCAAAGACATatgaaatttcatttcttttcattttgttagttttttttttttcatttctcctcTGTTTGGTGTTTAAGTTCCATGGCAACCGCCAATTTGATTGACAAGTCTAGGTCGGTTGCTCGTTGATTCTGATACGATAGGAACTCGAGCAGGAAAGCAAAGTGCTAGGAAACGTTTGGTGAGGGGTTTGCGGTTTGCAAACGCTATCAGCACGAATCGTGTTTgtaaagattttgttttctcggtcaaaaaatgttttagttATCAATAAGAAAATCCTAATTCAATAATCAAGACCAAACCATTCGAATAGGAGAAATCTGAGACATAGCTAGAAGACGGTTTGCAGGATGTAGAAGCTTTTGGCGTTGTGTCAGTTTTTGTGGAAAAACTATTttagcccgacaaaataagcccgacttatcacatgtttcgttttttacgtttaattacaaAACCATATGgcgaataaaaaattaaatttgatttccgtgatcagcattcaattctgaatcgaaatcatggattttaagcgaaatttttgccttaccacttttgtcaaaatcggccaaaaataaCATCTTTTGGAATTCGATGGAAATCACACAGAagaatcaaaatttaatgctgattcagaaaaagttACTCGTACTCTTGTtgaagttagccgtttttgaattacaccggaataagaaaagtcggtcttatttagtcgggcttaaaatttattttctgcaaaaatcgGCATTCATCGGAATGGATTGATTATCATAGGATAttctcaaaattgaatgcccATTCAgataaaattgttgttttttccaTTAAGTCAACCATTTaagaaatacaccgaatatttctgctgcatcgcgctagcgccgtagcgtactggcgcgctagcattctgtcaaatattcggtttatttcaaaaacgaataacAGAATGACAAAAATTAGCAATTCCTGCAATAAGCATTTAATTTTgtgtatatcctgtgatattcaaccgaTTCCGATGAGTATCCAtttctgcaaaaaaataagtttaagcccgactaaatataTAAGCccggcttttctttttttttcgttttttacctttaattaCAAAATCACagggccaattgaaaaataaatttgatttccatgataaGCCTTCAactctgaatcgaaatcatgtattttaggcgaaatttaaaatttagccaaaaatgaaaaagtgcaaagacttatagcctttgcacttttgccatttttggtcaaatccggcCATCGGctaaaaaacacttgattcttactcaaaattaaacgaggatcacAAAAATCGGCATTGTTTTAATGTGAAACTTG
Encoded proteins:
- the LOC130700262 gene encoding elongation of very long chain fatty acids protein 6-like isoform X1 translates to MLEIALNNVTDAIGATTGTGASNSTMDHLMMPNYSYIFKFEDEFEHTDAKIWFNRYWTGCFYYVGIYMLVIFTGQQLMANRPRYELRGPLICWNLMLATFSVIGACRTIPELVYVTRHFGIYHSVCVPSYIEDDKVSGFWSTMFVLSKVPELGDTMFIVLRKQPLIFLHWYHHATVLIYCWYAFTEYTAPARWFIAMNFTVHSFMYSYYALKAMHYRVPRFVSMAITVAQLSQMVAGCAVNLWAYQLKQNGEACNVSEQNIKLSLLMYFSYFVLFARFFYKAYVDRRAPRKGVDAAPAVQPISHNGTAKKVQ
- the LOC130700262 gene encoding elongation of very long chain fatty acids protein 6-like isoform X2, whose protein sequence is MDHLMMPNYSYIFKFEDEFEHTDAKIWFNRYWTGCFYYVGIYMLVIFTGQQLMANRPRYELRGPLICWNLMLATFSVIGACRTIPELVYVTRHFGIYHSVCVPSYIEDDKVSGFWSTMFVLSKVPELGDTMFIVLRKQPLIFLHWYHHATVLIYCWYAFTEYTAPARWFIAMNFTVHSFMYSYYALKAMHYRVPRFVSMAITVAQLSQMVAGCAVNLWAYQLKQNGEACNVSEQNIKLSLLMYFSYFVLFARFFYKAYVDRRAPRKGVDAAPAVQPISHNGTAKKVQ